The following proteins are encoded in a genomic region of Pyrus communis chromosome 11, drPyrComm1.1, whole genome shotgun sequence:
- the LOC137709520 gene encoding uncharacterized protein has product MMVDQKGGNFEPNSLPLCTDVPDGMISEKKKKKKKKKKKNKKKGKICDGVSDQTQDLSSVGVRDSCNSSKMSNCGFDDASSSNFVEVEVKDSKGGVSEGTENGTGRACGQNGKENRCLGHNWKMKREARKNWVKELGYRYGVKHVHPPQNQVWVEHDSFSGDVLLPSNNAAYGFKGMGHEQSSMHRRIPPRAFVGDESSQWVFSQKRLNGSFHRCVSQPSKFQGAENDCETSTNLYRRENFNGKKEYSQVPFGMYHYQTRDTARRTFYHAHHVPSHGFRPYKLGKNPIMEHNFGRCSYASLDSMPYSQFRYHSDQKFRKAANSGPSSHQWKPVGTKESRRNEGIGSAGTCIALNLSLAVLSKELSDNHQEGGQIPFPSSDTRCADSISSHQLPSESYQCPKFYKSAAEIENQNIESKGYEANGRIPRATDEFLIGSQMAVEGLNASYRMQLASELVQLTMGCPLAEFERFIHCAAPVVASSYVHKKCSIFLDDQMSHGFLCKHQIPNLSLSTVWNWYEKPGNYGMDVKADDSKNLDRSMPFHAYFVPYLSAVQLFQPQNSCSKTLNATHSSKATELNHLQAETEKHDGSVPLTLDCSPDSELIFEFFESEQPYQRKPFYNKILELTDVGTSNHHIFCDPSKLDCLNLHDLHPASWFSVAWYPIYRIPEGNLRATFLTYHSLGHFVQRPISVDPANKYTSRIVCPVLGLQSYNAHGECWFEPKTPSVHSSNESTSNSVEILKERLRTLEDNALRFGRGCVYKDHVMVSNRQPDYKFFSSRKTHYK; this is encoded by the exons ATGATGGTGGACCAAAAAGGGGGAAATTTTGAACCTAATTCTCTACCTTTATGTACGGACGTTCCTGATGGGATGATttctgagaagaagaagaagaagaagaagaagaagaaaaagaataagaagaaaggaaagatcTGTGATGGGGTTTCGGACCAGACCCAGGATTTATCGTCAGTTGGTGTGCGGGATTCTTGTAATTCTTCAAAGATGAGCAATTGTGGGTTTGATGATGCAAGCAGTAGTAATTTTGTTGAGGTTGAAGTTAAAGATTCGAAAGGCGGTGTTTCTGAAGGTACCGAGAATGGAACCGGGAGAGCCTGCGGTCAAAATGGAAAGGAAAACAGATGTTTAGGTCACAATTGGAAGATGAAGCGGGAAGCACGAAAGAATTGGGTGAAGGAACTAGGTTACAGATATGGAGTAAAACATGTTCATCCGCCGCAGAATCAGGTATGGGTTGAGCATGATTCATTTTCTGGAGATGTGTTGTTGCCTAGCAACAATGCTGCTTATGGGTTTAAGGGGATGGGACACGAACAGTCATCCATGCATCGGAGAATTCCGCCAAGAGCATTTGTAGGGGATGAATCATCACAATGGGTTTTTTCTCAGAAGAGGTTGAATGGGAGTTTTCATAGATGTGTCTCACAACCAAGTAAATTTCAAGGTGCCGAAAATGATTGTGAAACATCAACTAATTTGTATAGGCGTGAGAATTTCAATGGGAAAAAAGAGTATTCACAGGTTCCTTTTGGTATGTACCATTACCAGACTAGAGACACTGCAAGAAGAACGTTTTACCATGCTCATCATGTTCCCAGTCATGGTTTTCGACCATATAAACTCGGGAAGAATCCAATCATGGAGCATAATTTTGGTAGGTGTTCGTATGCTTCTTTGGACAGTATGCCATACTCACAGTTCAGATATCACAGTGATCAAAAGTTTAGGAAAGCTGCTAATTCTGGACCAAGTTCTCATCAATGGAAACCTGTTGGTACAAAAGAGTCCAGGCGAAATGAGGGGATTGGCTCTGCTGGAACTTGCATTGCTTTAAACCTTAGCTTAGCAGTTTTAAGTAAGGAGTTGAGCGATAACCATCAGGAAGGAGGTCAAATTCCTTTCCCTTCATCTGATACAAGATGCGCAGACTCAATATCTAGCCATCAATTGCCTTCAGAGTCTTATCAGTGCCCAAAATTCTATAAGTCCGCTGCTGAAATAGAGAATCAGAACATTGAAAGTAAAGGTTATGAAGCAAATGGTAGAATACCAAGGGCCACCGACGAGTTCCTGATTGGCTCGCAAATGGCAGTGGAAGGTCTAAATGCTTCTTACAGAATGCAATTAGCATCTGAGCTTGTTCAGCTTACAATGGGATGTCCCCTTGCAGAGTTTGAAAGATTCATCCACTGTGCTGCTCCTGTTGTTGCATCTTCATATGTGCATAAAAAATGTTCTATTTTCTTGGATGATCAGATGTCTCATGGTTTCCTGTGCAAGCACCAGATACCGAATTTATCACTTTCCACTGTTTGGAACTGGTATGAGAAACCAGGGAACTACGGAATGGATGTCAAGGCAGATGATTCAAAAAACCTCGATAGGTCAATGCCATTCCACGCATATTTTGTTCCTTACCTTTCCGCTGTTCAATTGTTTCAACCCCAAAACTCTTGTTCCAAAACATTGAATGCAACACATTCTTCAAAAGCAACTGAGCTCAACCATCTTCAGGCAGAGACAGAGAAACATGATGGAAGTGTCCCTTTGACTCTAGATTGTTCACCTGATTCAGAGctcatatttgaattttttgagtCTGAGCAGCCATATCAGCGAAAGCCTTTCTACAATAA AATTTTGGAGCTAACTGATGTTGGAACTTCTAATCATCACATATTCTGTGACCCGTCAAAGCTAGATTGTCTGAATTTGCACGATTTACATCCTGCATCTTG GTTTTCGGTGGCCTGGTATCCTATATATCGAATTCCAGAAGGCAACCTACGTGCTACATTCTTGACTTACCATTCACTTGGACATTTTGTACAGAGGCCTATTTCAGTTGATCCTGCCAATAAGTACACAAGTCGCATCGTCTGCCCTGTGTTAGGATTGCAAAGCTACAACGCACAT GGTGAATGCTGGTTTGAACCCAAAACACCTTCCGTACATTCTTCAAACGAATCTACTTCTAACAGTGTAGAAATTCTCAAAGAAAGGCTCAGAACGTTGGAGGATAATGCATTACGTTTTGGTAGAGGCTGCGTTTACAAGGATCACGTCATGGTTTCCAACAGGCAGCCAGATTACAAGTTCTTCAGTTCTCGAAAAACACATTATAAATAG
- the LOC137709518 gene encoding uncharacterized protein produces MKKNVSKSKPKFLHCFRPVDVDMVLENKASWRRQVRTVESRKDKKAALLTKTMSLDRGCSSPAGSVNSNMPPRPNKTFSKAVKAVVFETILAKTARDRKVCRRDSFGSKRCFSFRNEASLNLGGDESVKKIEETKPNSEMSLHSRSSSSSSSALSSSSSVSESERLSKTLLDPTKQSLGNPHNPAAKPKNTKVGSYCFNSGTYFLLISLAVTVFWGKAIAILVSSIWLYFFPWQSSITISPEYVRRWSEAECRDNNKRVIMEGFIDRMNHHHQQTERGH; encoded by the exons ATGAAGAAAAACGTTTCGAAGTCAAAACCCAAATTTCTGCACTGTTTCCGACCGGTGGACGTGGACATGGTGCTCGAGAACAAAGCTTCCTGGAGGAGACAGGTCCGAACTGTTGAATCCAGGAAGGACAAGAAGGCAGCTCTGCTGACGAAAACAATGTCTCTGGACAGAGGGTGTTCTTCTCCGGCAGGTTCTGTGAACTCGAATATGCCTCCTCGTCCGAACAAAACTTTTTCCAAGGCGGTGAAAGCCGTGGTGTTCGAAACAATCTTG GCCAAGACAGCTCGTGATCGGAAAGTTTGCCGGCGGGACTCGTTCGGATCAAAGCGGTGTTTTTCGTTCAGAAATGAGGCGTCCCTGAATTTGGGAGGCGATGAGTCggtgaaaaaaattgaagaaacaaagcCAAATTCTGAGATGTCGTTACATTCTCGTTCTTCCAGTTCATCATCATCCGCATTATCTTCTTCGAGTTCGGTTTCGGAATCCGAAAGGTTGTCCAAAACTCTCTTGGACCCGACGAAACAGAGCCTCGGGAATCCTCACAACCCCGCCGCGAAACCGAAGAACACGAAAGTGGGGTCCTACTGTTTCAACTCTGGAACATATTTTCTTCTCATCAGCCTTGCAGTGACGGTATTTTGGGGCAAGGCGATTGCAATCCTTGTCTCATCAATTTGGCTCTACTTTTTTCCGTGGCAGAGTTCGATTACAATCTCGCCGGAATATGTGAGGAGGTGGTCGGAGGCGGAGTGTAGGGATAATAACAAGAGGGTAATTATGGAAGGGTTTATTGATAGGatgaaccaccaccaccagcagACAGAGAGGGGGCATTAA
- the LOC137709331 gene encoding transcription factor MYB4-like gives MVRTPCRDENGMKKGTWTPDEDRKLIAYVTRYGYWNWRQLPKFAGLSRCGKSCRLRWMNYLRPNIKRGNYSKEEEETIVKLHEKLGNRWSAIAAQLPGRTDNEIKNHWHTNLKKRTNNKQCNSSFSSSATNTEETPSYSSLEAAVDQPIRKAIFPNTESTVTSQVTQKTDDRVDNSSQLSPSPQPSSSEVSSMSADNNWVNYVEDINATSMEAFADSQFIDDFWTEPFLADNSYIPSGFYTPLMDSEFVYPLFGGDFL, from the exons ATGGTTAGAACTCCTTGCCGCGATGAAAATGGAATGAAGAAAGGTACGTGGACACCTGATGAAGACAGGAAGCTAATTGCTTATGTCACCAGGTATGGCTACTGGAATTGGCGCCAACTTCCCAAATTTGCAG GTTTGTCGAGGTGTGGGAAGAGTTGTAGACTGCGGTGGATGAATTATTTGAGGCCAAACATCAAGAGAGGAAACTACagcaaagaagaagaggaaactaTTGTCAAATTACACGAAAAATTGGGGAATAG ATGGTCTGCTATAGCAGCTCAGCTACCAGGAAGAACGGACAATGAGATCAAAAATCACTGGCATACAAACCTCAAGAAGCGCACGAATAATAAACAGTGCAACTCATCATTTTCATCATCAGCCACAAATACTGAAGAAACTCCCAGTTACTCAAGCCTTGAAGCAGCAGTGGATCAACCAATTAGGAAAGCTATTTTTCCAAATACAGAAAGTACCGTTACCTCTCAAGTAACCCAAAAAACTGATGATCGTGTTGATAATAGCTCCCAACTTTCGCCGTCTCCACAACCGTCATCGAGTGAAGTCTCATCCATGAGTGCAGATAATAATTGGGTTAATTATGTGGAAGACATCAATGCTACTTCCATGGAAGCATTTGCAGATAGTCAGTTCATCGATGATTTCTGGACCGAGCCTTTTTTGGCTGATAATTCCTACATTCCAAGTGGGTTTTACACGCCCTTGATGGATTCCGAGTTTGTGTATCCACTATTTGGTGGAGATTTCTTGTAA